The Sphaerospermopsis torques-reginae ITEP-024 genome has a window encoding:
- a CDS encoding AAA family ATPase, translating to MLSSLTLKNFKPFENQSFSLKPLTLLSGLNSTGKSSVLQSLLLLRQSSQQDDLLDRVGLVLNGDLVSIGTGQDALFKRAKEDLITLEIGMNNDIKGTWIFDCDRESDIMQISPLSSADVAIYKSCLFNDKFHYLKAERIAPRNYFQMSDFKVRQHQQIGSQGEFTPHFLSINEYKKIPHSQLSHPSAQSDILKSQVEAWLGEISPGTRIDIKLHSAMDVANLQYSYEDNNSYRSTNVGFGITYTLPIIVAILSATSDTLILLENPEAHLHPRGQSKMGELIALAASCGIQIILETHSDHVLNGIRKTVRHQKLDSQKVQINYFERYLKKGQPTTEIITPRIYPDGGIDKWPDGFFDQAEKDLMELL from the coding sequence ATGTTAAGTTCTTTAACTTTAAAAAATTTCAAACCATTTGAAAATCAATCTTTTTCTTTAAAACCATTAACTCTACTTTCTGGATTAAATAGCACTGGTAAATCGTCTGTATTGCAATCTCTATTACTATTACGTCAATCTTCTCAGCAGGATGATTTATTAGATAGGGTAGGTTTAGTATTAAACGGTGATTTAGTATCTATAGGTACTGGACAAGATGCTCTTTTTAAAAGAGCCAAAGAGGATTTAATAACTTTAGAAATTGGCATGAATAATGATATTAAAGGTACTTGGATTTTTGATTGTGATCGTGAATCAGATATAATGCAAATATCTCCATTGTCAAGTGCTGATGTAGCAATTTATAAATCATGTCTTTTTAACGATAAATTTCATTACTTAAAAGCAGAAAGAATTGCACCGAGAAATTATTTCCAAATGTCCGATTTTAAAGTCAGACAACATCAGCAAATTGGCAGTCAAGGTGAATTTACTCCCCATTTCCTATCCATAAATGAATATAAAAAAATTCCACATAGTCAACTATCGCATCCATCAGCACAGTCTGATATTTTAAAAAGTCAAGTTGAAGCCTGGTTAGGAGAAATTAGCCCTGGAACAAGAATTGATATAAAATTACATTCAGCAATGGATGTAGCGAATTTACAATATTCCTATGAAGATAATAATTCTTATCGTTCAACTAATGTAGGTTTTGGAATTACCTATACTTTACCGATCATTGTTGCTATATTATCTGCTACTTCAGATACATTAATTTTATTAGAGAACCCAGAAGCTCATCTTCATCCTAGAGGACAATCTAAGATGGGAGAATTAATTGCCTTAGCAGCAAGTTGTGGTATTCAAATAATATTAGAAACTCATAGCGATCATGTTTTAAATGGTATTCGTAAAACAGTACGTCATCAGAAACTTGATTCTCAAAAAGTGCAAATTAACTACTTTGAAAGATATTTAAAAAAAGGACAACCAACAACAGAAATTATTACTCCTCGAATTTATCCAGATGGAGGAATTGATAAATGGCCTGATGGTTTTTTCGATCAAGCTGAAAAAGATTTAATGGAGTTACTATAA
- the coaBC gene encoding bifunctional phosphopantothenoylcysteine decarboxylase/phosphopantothenate--cysteine ligase CoaBC, producing MPSSVNLPSKKVIVAICGGIAAYKVCELVSSLFKSGVEVRVILTNSAQEFIKPLTFATLSRHQAYTDEHFWQPIYSRPLHIELGEWADLIVIAPLTANTLAKLAYGMADNLLTNTVLASTCPVLLAPAMNTDMWEQVAVQRNWQQLLTDKRFYGMQTGSGLLACDRIGAGRMAEPEEIFVNIQSLLHTQGIQDLSGKRVLISAGGTREYLDPVRFIGNPSTGKMGLALAQAALHRGAEVTLVHCPASWDAPLGVEAISVVSAEQMQHVMLEKLLNADIIIMSAAVADVKPRDYSSEKLPKRSLPENLPLAPVPDIVAELGKIKQPQQLLIGFAAQTGDIVTPAKEKLQRKKLDAIVANPIDKVDSGFGSDHNQAVFLDKEGREIEIPPCSKLEMAHYLFDFIVYNRSQ from the coding sequence ATGCCATCATCTGTAAATCTCCCATCCAAAAAAGTTATTGTTGCTATATGCGGTGGTATCGCCGCCTATAAAGTTTGTGAATTGGTTTCTAGTTTGTTCAAATCTGGGGTAGAAGTACGAGTGATTCTCACAAATTCTGCTCAGGAATTTATCAAACCTTTGACTTTTGCCACTTTATCCCGTCATCAGGCTTATACAGATGAGCATTTTTGGCAACCTATTTATTCTCGCCCTTTACATATAGAGTTGGGGGAATGGGCTGATTTAATTGTCATTGCGCCTTTAACTGCTAATACTTTGGCTAAGTTAGCTTATGGAATGGCAGATAATTTGTTAACAAATACTGTCTTGGCTTCTACCTGTCCTGTGTTGTTAGCACCCGCTATGAATACGGATATGTGGGAACAGGTAGCAGTACAAAGAAATTGGCAGCAACTATTGACAGATAAAAGATTTTATGGTATGCAAACAGGTTCTGGGTTATTAGCGTGCGATCGCATCGGTGCAGGAAGAATGGCCGAACCGGAAGAAATATTTGTTAATATTCAATCTTTATTACACACCCAAGGAATTCAAGATTTAAGCGGGAAGCGGGTTTTAATCAGTGCTGGGGGAACCCGAGAATATTTAGACCCCGTGCGGTTTATAGGCAATCCTTCAACTGGTAAAATGGGATTAGCATTAGCACAGGCAGCATTGCACAGAGGCGCAGAAGTTACATTAGTGCATTGTCCAGCAAGTTGGGATGCACCTTTAGGAGTAGAAGCAATTTCTGTAGTTAGTGCGGAACAAATGCAGCACGTGATGTTAGAAAAGTTACTAAATGCAGATATTATTATTATGTCTGCTGCGGTTGCGGATGTAAAACCAAGAGATTATAGTTCAGAGAAATTACCCAAGCGATCGCTTCCCGAAAATTTACCCCTTGCACCAGTACCGGATATAGTTGCTGAATTAGGAAAAATCAAACAACCCCAGCAATTATTAATCGGTTTTGCAGCACAAACCGGGGATATTGTCACACCTGCGAAAGAGAAATTACAGAGGAAAAAATTAGATGCAATTGTAGCGAACCCTATTGATAAAGTTGATAGTGGTTTTGGGAGTGATCATAATCAAGCGGTGTTTTTAGATAAAGAAGGAAGAGAAATAGAAATTCCCCCTTGTTCTAAATTGGAAATGGCGCATTATTTATTTGATTTTATTGTTTACAACAGGAGTCAGTAG
- a CDS encoding diflavin flavoprotein has translation MVAISEKIEPRLTIQTVEIAPNTTAIRSLDWDRDRFDIEFGLQNGTTYNSYLIRGEQTVLIDTSHQKFRQLYLDTLKGLVNPKTIDYIIVSHTEPDHSGLVEDVLQLAPRATVLASKVALQFLEGLVHDPFSKRIVKSGDRINIGKGHEIEFVSAPNLHWPDTIFSFDRKTQILYTCDAFGMHFCDHRTFDEDLEAIEADFRFYYDCLMGPNARSLLNAMKRMGELGNIQIIANGHGPLLYHHLDVLTEYYQNWSQRQAKTETTVGLFYVSGYGYSEQLAHAIGDGLQKAGVGSEVVDLHTADFQEIQELAGRAAGLIIGMPPTSSIVAQAGISSLLAVAKNKQVVGLFECYGGDDEPIDTLRRKFIDLGIKEAFPAIRIKSIPNEATYQLCTEAGTDLGQKVVRERNIKQIKSLDVNMEKALGRISSGLYIVTAKKGEVSGAMMASWVAQASFQPLGFTIAVAKDRAIDNLLQIGDRFVINVLEEGNYQDLKKHFLKRLLPGADRFAGVKTQTAKNGSPILTDALAYMECQVVSNIECSDHWILYCIVEDGKVSKPDALTAVRHRKVGNYY, from the coding sequence ATGGTAGCAATATCAGAGAAAATTGAACCAAGGTTAACTATACAAACTGTAGAAATTGCTCCTAATACTACAGCGATTCGTTCTCTGGATTGGGATCGCGATCGCTTTGATATTGAATTTGGATTGCAAAACGGTACAACCTATAATTCATATTTAATTAGGGGTGAACAAACAGTTTTAATTGATACTTCTCATCAGAAGTTTCGCCAATTATATTTAGACACTCTCAAAGGTTTAGTTAATCCGAAAACAATTGATTATATAATTGTTAGTCATACAGAACCTGATCATAGTGGTTTAGTAGAAGATGTACTACAATTAGCACCGAGAGCGACTGTTTTAGCTTCTAAAGTAGCATTGCAATTTTTAGAAGGTTTGGTACATGATCCTTTTTCCAAAAGAATCGTTAAAAGTGGCGATCGCATTAACATCGGAAAAGGACATGAAATAGAATTTGTCAGCGCCCCAAATTTACACTGGCCTGATACAATTTTTAGTTTTGATCGCAAAACCCAAATCCTTTACACTTGTGATGCGTTTGGGATGCACTTTTGTGATCATCGCACATTTGACGAAGATTTAGAAGCAATAGAAGCTGATTTCCGGTTTTATTATGATTGCTTAATGGGTCCCAATGCTCGCTCTTTATTGAATGCAATGAAGAGAATGGGTGAACTAGGTAACATTCAAATTATTGCCAATGGACATGGACCATTATTATATCATCACCTCGATGTTTTAACCGAATATTATCAAAATTGGAGTCAAAGACAAGCGAAAACAGAAACTACTGTTGGGTTGTTTTATGTTTCCGGTTATGGTTATAGTGAGCAATTAGCTCATGCAATTGGTGATGGTTTACAAAAAGCTGGTGTGGGTTCAGAAGTAGTTGATTTACACACAGCAGATTTTCAAGAAATTCAAGAATTAGCTGGTAGAGCAGCAGGTTTAATTATTGGAATGCCACCTACTTCTTCAATTGTAGCACAGGCTGGTATTAGTTCTTTATTAGCTGTAGCTAAAAATAAACAAGTTGTAGGTTTATTTGAATGCTATGGTGGTGATGATGAACCGATTGATACTCTAAGACGGAAGTTTATTGACTTAGGAATTAAAGAAGCATTTCCCGCAATTAGAATTAAATCAATTCCCAACGAAGCAACTTATCAACTTTGTACAGAAGCGGGTACAGATTTGGGACAAAAGGTGGTGCGAGAACGCAACATCAAACAAATCAAATCTCTCGACGTAAACATGGAAAAAGCGTTAGGGAGAATTAGCAGTGGATTATATATTGTTACTGCTAAAAAAGGTGAAGTTAGCGGTGCTATGATGGCTTCTTGGGTAGCACAAGCTAGTTTTCAACCATTAGGATTTACCATTGCTGTTGCTAAAGATCGAGCGATTGATAACTTATTACAAATAGGCGATCGCTTTGTGATAAATGTGTTAGAAGAAGGTAATTATCAAGACCTGAAAAAACACTTCCTCAAACGTTTACTTCCCGGTGCAGATAGATTTGCAGGTGTGAAAACCCAAACTGCTAAAAACGGTTCACCAATTTTAACCGATGCACTTGCATACATGGAATGTCAAGTAGTCAGCAACATTGAATGTAGCGATCATTGGATTTTATATTGCATCGTTGAAGATGGCAAAGTTTCCAAACCTGATGCACTGACAGCAGTACGTCATCGCAAAGTAGGAAACTATTACTAA
- a CDS encoding diflavin flavoprotein — protein MTDSKPRDVQILPIATNTKVLRARSWSRLRFEVEYALCRGTTANCYLIEADKTALIDPPGEGFTNIYFAALQNTVNLRKLDYVILGHFSPNRIPTLKALLELAPQITFVCSMVGANNLRASFPDQDIKVLIMRGKETLDLGKGHVLKFLPTPSPRWPEALCTYDQQTQILYTDKLFGSHICGDEVFDDNSEAFKEDQRYYFNCLMAPHATHVEAALEKISDLQVRMYAVGHGPLIRTRLIELTKAYSEWSRAQKDREISVALLYASAYGNTATLAQAIAWGLTKGGVAVKSINCEFATPGEIRGTVEQADAFIIGTPTIGGHAPTPIHTALGIVLAIGDNSKLAGVFGSYGWSGEALDLVEGKLRDAGYRFGFDTLKVKFKPDEVTLKMCEEIGTDFAQSLKKAKKIRVPQQPATPVEQAVGRIVGSVCVVAAKQGEVSTAMLGTWVSQATFNPPGITVAIAKERAVESLMYPGGKFVLNILPNGVHVDYIRHFRKNFAPGEDRFTNFQTVEADNGCAVLTDAAAYLECSVNQRLECGDHWVVYATVDNGKLLKPDTVTAVNHRKTGTHY, from the coding sequence ATGACAGATTCCAAACCACGGGACGTACAAATTTTACCGATCGCCACCAATACCAAAGTTCTCAGAGCTAGGAGTTGGTCACGTCTAAGGTTTGAAGTTGAATATGCACTTTGTCGAGGAACTACCGCCAATTGCTATTTAATAGAAGCGGATAAAACTGCATTAATTGATCCTCCGGGAGAAGGATTTACTAATATTTATTTTGCAGCATTGCAGAATACAGTTAATTTGAGAAAGTTGGATTATGTGATTTTGGGTCATTTTAGCCCTAATCGTATACCAACTTTAAAAGCACTGTTAGAACTTGCACCGCAAATTACTTTTGTTTGTTCTATGGTTGGTGCAAATAATTTGCGTGCATCTTTCCCAGATCAAGATATTAAAGTTTTGATTATGCGGGGGAAAGAAACTTTAGATTTAGGTAAAGGTCATGTTTTGAAATTCTTACCTACTCCTAGTCCCCGTTGGCCAGAAGCACTTTGCACCTATGATCAACAAACCCAAATTCTCTATACTGATAAATTATTTGGGTCGCATATCTGCGGTGATGAAGTTTTTGATGATAATTCAGAAGCTTTTAAAGAAGATCAGCGTTATTACTTTAACTGCTTAATGGCTCCCCATGCAACTCATGTCGAAGCTGCATTAGAGAAAATTTCTGATTTGCAGGTGAGGATGTATGCAGTGGGTCATGGTCCATTGATCCGCACTAGGTTGATAGAATTAACTAAAGCATATTCTGAATGGAGTCGCGCTCAAAAAGATCGGGAAATTTCCGTAGCGTTACTTTATGCTTCCGCTTATGGTAACACTGCCACTTTAGCACAGGCGATCGCTTGGGGATTAACTAAAGGAGGAGTTGCGGTAAAATCAATTAACTGTGAATTTGCCACCCCTGGAGAAATTCGTGGTACTGTAGAACAAGCAGATGCGTTTATTATTGGTACTCCTACCATCGGTGGTCATGCTCCCACACCTATTCACACTGCTTTAGGTATTGTGTTAGCTATTGGTGATAATAGTAAATTAGCAGGTGTGTTTGGTTCTTATGGTTGGAGTGGAGAAGCTTTAGACTTGGTAGAAGGAAAACTGCGAGATGCAGGATATCGGTTTGGTTTTGACACTTTAAAAGTCAAATTTAAACCCGATGAAGTCACCCTGAAAATGTGCGAAGAAATAGGTACAGACTTTGCACAAAGTTTGAAAAAAGCCAAGAAAATTCGTGTACCACAACAACCTGCAACCCCTGTAGAACAAGCGGTAGGAAGAATAGTTGGTTCTGTATGTGTAGTTGCAGCGAAACAAGGAGAAGTTTCCACAGCAATGCTGGGGACGTGGGTATCTCAAGCTACCTTTAATCCTCCAGGAATTACAGTGGCGATCGCCAAGGAAAGAGCAGTTGAATCATTGATGTATCCGGGTGGTAAGTTTGTCCTGAATATTCTTCCGAATGGTGTTCATGTAGACTACATAAGACATTTCCGTAAAAATTTCGCCCCCGGAGAAGACAGGTTTACTAATTTCCAAACGGTAGAAGCTGATAATGGTTGTGCAGTCCTGACTGATGCTGCTGCATATTTAGAATGTTCCGTTAACCAACGTCTAGAATGTGGTGATCATTGGGTAGTATATGCCACTGTAGATAATGGTAAATTACTCAAACCCGATACTGTAACTGCGGTTAACCATCGCAAAACAGGAACACATTATTAA
- a CDS encoding GNAT family N-acetyltransferase, whose amino-acid sequence MNLAIRLLKETELKLADHIFRLAFGTFIGLPKPTDFAGDADYIKHRWYTNPQSAFAAEVDGKLIGSNLVTQWGSFASFGPLSVHPDFWNQGIAKRLIEPAISCFDEWNTQLAGIHTFANSSKHHLLYQKFGFHLRFLTTILNKSVKKASLLPENSRYSQMTENERYESLKASMQLTDSIFPGLDVSQQIQTVESQNLGDTIFLWEDAGLAGFAVCHIGAGTEAGDNNCFVKFGAVRSDTHAQKHFDQLLDLCEVLTVTMGMSSLVAGVNTSRETAYLQMLSRGFRSQTIGVAMHRPNQPGYNCSDVFVIDDWR is encoded by the coding sequence ATGAATCTTGCGATCCGTTTACTAAAAGAAACCGAATTAAAATTAGCTGATCACATATTTAGGTTAGCTTTTGGTACTTTTATCGGACTACCTAAACCTACAGACTTTGCTGGTGATGCTGATTATATTAAGCATAGATGGTATACTAATCCTCAATCAGCTTTTGCAGCGGAAGTTGACGGAAAATTAATTGGTTCTAACTTGGTGACACAGTGGGGAAGTTTTGCATCTTTTGGTCCATTGAGTGTTCATCCTGACTTTTGGAATCAAGGAATAGCAAAACGTTTGATAGAACCTGCTATTTCTTGTTTTGATGAATGGAATACTCAACTAGCAGGAATCCATACTTTTGCAAACAGTTCTAAACATCATTTACTGTATCAAAAATTTGGTTTTCACCTGCGATTTTTAACGACCATTTTAAATAAGTCTGTAAAAAAAGCTTCCTTATTACCAGAAAATAGTAGATACTCCCAGATGACAGAAAATGAACGTTATGAAAGTCTCAAAGCTAGTATGCAACTTACTGATTCTATCTTTCCCGGTTTAGATGTTTCCCAACAAATTCAAACTGTTGAATCACAAAATTTAGGTGATACAATTTTTTTATGGGAAGATGCAGGTTTAGCGGGATTTGCAGTTTGTCATATTGGTGCTGGTACAGAAGCAGGTGATAATAATTGCTTTGTAAAGTTTGGCGCTGTGCGTTCAGACACTCATGCACAAAAACATTTTGATCAGTTGTTAGATTTATGTGAAGTTTTGACTGTAACTATGGGAATGTCAAGCTTAGTTGCTGGGGTGAATACCAGCAGAGAAACCGCTTATTTGCAGATGCTATCCCGTGGTTTTCGCAGTCAGACGATAGGTGTAGCGATGCACAGACCTAACCAACCAGGATATAACTGTAGTGATGTTTTTGTAATAGATGATTGGCGTTAA
- a CDS encoding proteinase inhibitor I4 serpin → MNRHKFIAVQGNFLQRRYGVSLGRRYVLAAASIMMLSVLGYSPVDNNTNLISKSSPTNPESLLAGDNDYL, encoded by the coding sequence ATGAACCGACACAAGTTTATTGCTGTGCAAGGAAATTTCTTACAAAGACGGTACGGAGTTAGTTTGGGTAGACGCTACGTTTTAGCAGCAGCTAGTATTATGATGTTGAGTGTACTGGGATATTCACCAGTAGATAACAATACAAATTTAATCAGTAAATCTTCTCCAACTAACCCTGAATCTCTCTTAGCTGGAGATAATGATTATTTGTGA
- a CDS encoding Uma2 family endonuclease has product MLNYNPLHCLPSSEELPDSDETPVDNQLQHLIPGLLESILALIWSQRWDWFFGVDMGIYYDPNEPAIVPDGFLSIGIPRVIHEKLRSSYVLWEEQKLPSLVLEVVSQTYRNEYSTKKESYAHELGILYYVVYNPQRKIKETLEVYKLVDGEYILIPGNPVWLPEIGLGIGKEKGTYQGITREWLYWFDENGKRFLTPEERIQQSEEKARKLAEMLKNLGVDPESLM; this is encoded by the coding sequence ATGCTAAATTACAATCCTTTGCATTGCTTACCTTCATCAGAAGAACTACCCGACTCCGACGAAACACCAGTGGATAATCAATTACAGCATCTCATACCCGGATTATTAGAAAGTATTTTAGCCTTAATTTGGTCTCAAAGATGGGATTGGTTTTTTGGTGTGGACATGGGAATATATTATGATCCAAATGAACCTGCAATAGTACCAGATGGGTTTTTAAGTATTGGCATTCCCAGGGTAATTCATGAAAAATTACGTTCTAGTTATGTCTTGTGGGAAGAACAAAAACTACCCAGTTTAGTGTTAGAAGTAGTTTCCCAAACCTACAGAAATGAATATAGCACTAAAAAAGAATCTTATGCCCATGAGTTAGGGATTTTATATTATGTGGTATATAATCCCCAACGGAAAATCAAAGAAACTTTAGAGGTTTATAAATTAGTTGATGGGGAATATATTTTAATTCCTGGAAATCCCGTTTGGTTGCCAGAAATTGGTTTAGGAATCGGTAAAGAAAAGGGAACTTATCAAGGAATAACCAGAGAATGGTTATATTGGTTTGATGAAAATGGCAAAAGATTTTTAACACCAGAGGAAAGGATTCAACAAAGTGAAGAAAAAGCGAGAAAATTAGCTGAAATGTTGAAGAATTTAGGAGTTGATCCTGAAAGTTTGATGTAA
- a CDS encoding S8 family serine peptidase — translation MKKLWIICGLAVSCLTVPVLASVKLSSSLGSSGIDALKLHQPPYNLTGRKIAIGQVEIGRPGMFGLDKAVSKNRAIAPVAVFLRTTPAKSNSGVDPHAYNVATVMISKDKAWPGVAPDAKLYSSAVGSTRNMGQAEECLSAQHIALQNGGDVRAINFSFGEPLHRDPRPNAVLDGQALLTLCIDWSSRVHNVVYAIAGNQGKGGIPIPTDNFNAINVAFSSAREGIFDKVHVSNLAGNNQGVGDRLAGKEFNIGGRRSIGLVAPGTNIPVINPDGKLNKATGSSFAAPHLTATIALLQEFADRQLRINQPNWTIDARNHQVMKAVLLNSAEKIQDSGDGLRLGMTRTLVDKQNRDWFISDAYKNPKIPLDDQMGAGHLNAFRAYQQFMFGQWQPTAPVRAIGWDYNTINANSALEYRLEKPLKQNSFVAITLTWDRLVALNDKNQNQLYDEDETFIDKGLNNLDLFLVSADSQKTEIATCASVSEIDNVEHIFCPVTTNGKYKIRVQFKQQVNEPTQAYSLAWWTVPGN, via the coding sequence ATGAAAAAACTCTGGATCATCTGCGGTTTGGCTGTTTCCTGTTTAACTGTGCCAGTATTGGCTTCTGTAAAGTTGAGCAGTTCTTTAGGTAGTAGTGGTATTGATGCACTTAAATTACATCAACCACCATACAATTTAACTGGGCGCAAAATAGCCATCGGTCAGGTAGAAATCGGTCGTCCTGGTATGTTTGGGTTAGATAAAGCAGTCTCTAAAAATCGCGCTATTGCTCCTGTAGCAGTTTTTTTACGCACTACACCAGCTAAATCAAATTCTGGTGTTGACCCTCATGCTTATAATGTGGCTACGGTGATGATCAGTAAGGATAAAGCTTGGCCGGGAGTTGCACCAGACGCCAAATTATATTCTTCGGCGGTGGGATCTACCAGAAATATGGGTCAAGCGGAAGAGTGTTTATCAGCACAACATATAGCATTACAAAATGGTGGTGATGTTCGCGCTATTAACTTTAGTTTTGGTGAACCTTTGCACCGTGATCCTCGACCCAACGCTGTTTTAGATGGTCAAGCTTTGCTGACTTTATGTATTGACTGGTCAAGTCGGGTGCATAATGTTGTTTATGCGATCGCCGGTAATCAAGGCAAAGGCGGGATTCCCATTCCTACAGATAATTTTAACGCAATTAACGTGGCTTTTTCATCTGCCAGGGAGGGAATTTTTGATAAAGTTCATGTTTCTAATTTAGCAGGAAATAATCAAGGAGTAGGCGATCGCCTCGCAGGTAAAGAATTTAATATTGGTGGACGCAGATCCATCGGTTTAGTTGCTCCTGGTACTAACATTCCTGTGATTAATCCCGATGGTAAATTAAATAAAGCTACAGGTTCAAGTTTTGCCGCACCTCACCTAACAGCTACCATTGCATTATTACAAGAATTTGCCGATAGACAGTTAAGAATTAACCAGCCAAATTGGACTATTGATGCGAGAAATCATCAAGTTATGAAAGCTGTATTATTAAATTCAGCAGAGAAAATTCAAGATAGTGGTGATGGTTTGCGGTTGGGAATGACCAGGACTTTAGTTGATAAGCAAAATCGAGATTGGTTTATTTCCGATGCTTACAAAAATCCCAAAATTCCCTTAGATGATCAAATGGGTGCTGGACATTTAAATGCTTTTCGTGCCTATCAACAATTTATGTTTGGTCAATGGCAACCTACCGCACCTGTTCGGGCTATTGGTTGGGATTATAACACAATTAATGCTAATTCTGCTTTAGAATATAGATTAGAAAAACCATTAAAACAAAATAGTTTTGTAGCTATCACCTTAACTTGGGATCGATTAGTAGCATTAAATGATAAAAACCAAAATCAATTATATGATGAAGATGAAACTTTTATAGATAAAGGTTTAAATAATCTGGATTTATTCCTGGTATCAGCAGATTCACAAAAAACGGAAATTGCTACTTGTGCTTCTGTGAGTGAAATTGATAATGTAGAGCATATTTTTTGTCCTGTTACTACTAATGGTAAATATAAAATTCGTGTGCAGTTTAAACAACAAGTCAACGAACCAACTCAAGCTTATTCCTTAGCATGGTGGACTGTTCCCGGAAATTAG
- the rpe gene encoding ribulose-phosphate 3-epimerase — protein MTQNPSQKPIVIAPSILSADFSRLGDDIRAVDKAGADWIHVDVMDGRFVPNITIGPLVVEAIRPVTTKPLDVHLMIVEPEKYVEGFAKAGADIISVHAEHNASPHLHRTLGQIKELGKQAGVVLNPGTPLELIEHVLELCDLVLIMSVNPGFGGQSFIPSVVPKIRKLRQMCDERGLDPWIEVDGGLKANNTWQVLEAGANAIVAGSAVFNAPDYAEAINNIRNSKRPTKELAAV, from the coding sequence ATGACCCAGAACCCATCTCAAAAGCCCATAGTTATCGCTCCATCCATTCTATCAGCCGATTTTAGCCGTTTAGGTGATGACATCCGCGCCGTAGATAAAGCCGGTGCAGATTGGATTCACGTTGATGTAATGGACGGACGTTTTGTACCTAATATTACAATTGGTCCTCTGGTTGTGGAGGCGATTCGTCCTGTAACAACCAAACCCCTGGATGTCCATTTAATGATCGTGGAACCAGAGAAGTATGTAGAAGGTTTTGCTAAAGCTGGTGCGGACATCATTTCTGTACACGCAGAACATAACGCTTCACCTCACCTACACCGGACTTTGGGACAAATCAAAGAACTCGGTAAACAAGCTGGTGTTGTACTCAACCCCGGTACACCTTTAGAATTAATTGAACACGTACTGGAACTGTGTGATTTAGTGCTAATTATGAGCGTTAACCCCGGTTTCGGTGGACAAAGCTTTATTCCTAGCGTAGTTCCCAAAATTCGCAAACTGCGTCAAATGTGTGATGAACGCGGTTTAGATCCTTGGATTGAAGTTGATGGTGGACTCAAAGCTAATAACACCTGGCAAGTTTTGGAAGCAGGAGCTAATGCTATTGTAGCTGGTTCTGCTGTGTTTAACGCTCCTGACTATGCGGAAGCAATCAATAATATTCGCAACAGCAAGCGTCCTACTAAGGAATTAGCGGCTGTGTAA
- a CDS encoding ribbon-helix-helix domain-containing protein, which produces MAIRPRVTITLDEEIYKELTNIAEEQERTPANLAAYIVTKAIKEKNKENQKQS; this is translated from the coding sequence ATGGCTATCAGACCAAGAGTGACAATTACACTGGATGAAGAAATATATAAAGAGCTTACAAACATAGCTGAAGAACAGGAGCGTACACCAGCTAACCTGGCGGCGTACATTGTTACCAAAGCTATTAAGGAGAAAAACAAAGAAAATCAAAAACAAAGTTAG